Proteins encoded together in one Lysinibacillus sp. FSL K6-0232 window:
- a CDS encoding YjcZ family sporulation protein encodes MGNGGYGGGGYGSGFALLVVLFILLIIVGAAFLY; translated from the coding sequence ATGGGCAACGGAGGATACGGTGGCGGTGGCTACGGCTCAGGCTTTGCTTTATTAGTTGTGTTATTTATTTTATTAATTATCGTTGGTGCAGCGTTCCTATACTAA